One part of the Mangrovibacillus cuniculi genome encodes these proteins:
- a CDS encoding HNH endonuclease family protein, producing the protein MFKKSVLFVFVFVLAFGVLQFQVPSASALPPGTPSKSTAQAQLNALVVKSESSMTGYSRNLFSHWSSQGNGCDTRQIVLQRDADYYSGTCPVSSGKWYSYYDGVTVYSPSDLDIDHVVPLAEAWRSGASSWSSETRKAFANDLTGPQLIAVTASSNRSKGDQDPSTWKPTRTGAHCAYAKWWIDTKYDWGLSVQSSEKSSLQTMLNSCIY; encoded by the coding sequence ATGTTTAAGAAGTCTGTGTTGTTTGTTTTTGTTTTCGTTTTGGCATTTGGTGTTTTACAGTTTCAGGTTCCATCTGCATCAGCGCTACCACCAGGTACACCGTCTAAGTCTACTGCTCAAGCTCAATTAAATGCATTAGTGGTTAAATCAGAATCATCCATGACTGGCTATTCGCGTAATTTATTCTCTCATTGGTCTAGTCAAGGAAATGGATGTGACACTAGACAAATCGTCTTGCAACGTGATGCTGACTACTATTCTGGTACATGCCCAGTATCTTCAGGAAAATGGTACAGCTACTACGACGGTGTCACAGTGTATTCTCCATCTGACCTGGACATCGACCACGTTGTACCCCTAGCAGAAGCTTGGAGATCAGGAGCAAGCAGCTGGAGTTCAGAAACTCGTAAAGCTTTTGCAAATGACTTAACTGGCCCGCAATTGATTGCTGTAACGGCTAGTTCCAACCGTTCAAAAGGGGACCAAGATCCGTCAACATGGAAACCGACTCGTACTGGCGCACATTGCGCGTATGCTAAGTGGTGGATTGATACAAAATACGATTGGGGATTAAGTGTGCAATCTTCGGAGAAATCATCTCTTCAAACAATGTTGAATTCTTGTATTTATTAA
- a CDS encoding vWA domain-containing protein: MKKYVFLIMFLLVVTGCSNKGEEAEMQESPSEQPEIKTENNNKTDKEENQQMSLKVDPLPSTYEELANQPTGKLNDYETLSGQKERTVQDFSALPDLPEKPTTEQMDQFYRELLRLVQKEFKGPEEAIKQLTFQSFGSPEIEDQRYQFKDNLNVVILLDASGSMANQIDGKAMMDSAKDSIETFVETLPEDANIGLRVYGQNGDGSEAKKELSCSSSELVYSISNYEQSSFQQALDTVKPAGWTPIELALKEAQKDLSQYDPETNTNIIYLVSDGIETCDGDPVKAAKELYNSSISPIVNIIGFDVDSEGETQLKSIAEATEGIYQRVVDESELSKELQKINDIADAWEDWKESNESKIEYKNTQNNIDIFVYISRESYNATFQGMHISNILYAFSGTNTISDEAYEYLDKKNRDYHEWIHSEIDGFKEMLDELKDKNYAEAKKELDAYYEQNKQ, encoded by the coding sequence ATGAAAAAGTATGTATTTCTAATAATGTTCTTGCTCGTGGTAACAGGTTGCAGTAATAAAGGTGAGGAAGCGGAAATGCAAGAATCACCTTCTGAGCAACCAGAAATAAAGACGGAAAATAACAATAAGACAGATAAAGAAGAAAATCAGCAAATGAGTTTAAAAGTTGATCCTCTACCAAGCACGTATGAGGAATTAGCTAATCAACCAACAGGGAAGTTAAACGATTACGAAACACTTTCTGGTCAAAAAGAGAGAACAGTCCAAGATTTTAGTGCTTTACCGGACTTGCCAGAAAAACCTACAACGGAACAAATGGATCAATTCTATAGAGAGTTATTGCGATTAGTTCAGAAAGAGTTTAAGGGACCAGAAGAAGCTATTAAGCAATTAACTTTTCAATCGTTTGGTTCTCCAGAGATTGAAGATCAACGTTATCAATTTAAAGACAATTTAAACGTTGTTATTTTATTGGACGCGAGTGGGAGTATGGCAAATCAAATTGATGGAAAAGCAATGATGGATAGCGCCAAAGATTCGATTGAAACATTTGTTGAAACGCTTCCGGAAGATGCAAATATTGGATTACGAGTCTACGGTCAAAATGGTGATGGGTCAGAGGCGAAGAAAGAATTATCTTGTTCTAGCAGTGAGTTAGTATACTCCATTTCTAATTATGAGCAATCATCATTTCAACAAGCATTGGATACTGTAAAACCGGCTGGATGGACCCCTATCGAATTAGCACTGAAAGAAGCACAAAAAGACTTGAGTCAATATGATCCTGAAACAAATACAAATATCATCTATTTAGTTAGTGATGGAATAGAGACATGCGATGGTGATCCTGTAAAAGCAGCCAAGGAGTTATACAATTCTTCCATCTCTCCGATAGTAAACATCATAGGATTTGATGTTGACAGTGAAGGGGAAACACAACTTAAATCTATTGCTGAGGCGACAGAAGGGATTTATCAACGTGTGGTAGATGAAAGTGAGTTAAGTAAAGAACTTCAAAAAATAAATGATATTGCAGATGCCTGGGAAGATTGGAAAGAGTCTAATGAAAGCAAGATTGAATATAAAAATACGCAAAATAATATAGATATTTTTGTTTATATATCTAGAGAAAGTTATAATGCAACATTCCAAGGAATGCACATTTCTAATATACTTTATGCTTTCTCTGGAACTAATACAATTAGTGACGAGGCTTATGAGTACTTGGACAAAAAAAATAGAGATTATCATGAATGGATTCATTCAGAAATTGATGGTTTTAAAGAAATGCTAGACGAACTAAAAGACAAAAACTACGCAGAAGCTAAGAAAGAACTAGACGCCTATTACGAACAAAACAAACAATAA